A region of Candidatus Aegiribacteria sp. DNA encodes the following proteins:
- a CDS encoding tetratricopeptide repeat protein: LLEMTDWNEGQLFDMMDEILGMRFLSQGVEETFCFKEDIIREIIYGRMNESRRRKYHLDVGAKLFSDNMDCQEKVAEELALHFHKGGDQLKTIHHSMIAGNSARDSYANQDAIRFYTWAVEMLEKNSENMTETLVECLKDRAGVYNLVGDNEKAIEDLSRAIDRAGETGNSEKEADCLVAAGAVFQDTAQYMKAKELSNRALEIYRDKKNRPGEALCLMNIGTVNRFLGKYHESLEYFRQSLDVYCDSSDHTIEIKILTGIGTTYAMLGEYDNALENYHASRELSDTTSSRKSHAATLNNIGNIHYFKGDYSKALECYNQSMETNREIGNRRAQASILNNMAGLNYKIGNYAKALISFQEARRISSDIGDRKAEAATLNNIGTVQMHLGNNKDAIPNFINSLDIRKEIGDRSGEAEGYANIGAVRQRLGEYAEAHEFFEHSLRIREEISDREGHTKILCNIGCVFLEENEKERADAYFRMAETFAREIGSKPLLAWVLVCRAQLSLEENDLAGVKRYLDELETQSAELELKEISAEMLLISSRMFTFEDMTEDAESCMKQSIESFEGLGDDYLIARALYYQGLMQTESGRKSDAGASFDRARVIFTRIEAKGWLIRMNRAGSNLVS; this comes from the coding sequence TCCTGCTGGAAATGACCGACTGGAATGAGGGACAGCTCTTTGACATGATGGATGAGATACTCGGAATGAGATTCCTTTCTCAGGGAGTTGAGGAAACATTCTGTTTCAAGGAAGATATCATAAGAGAAATCATATACGGCAGGATGAATGAATCCAGGAGAAGAAAATATCATCTGGATGTTGGAGCAAAGCTGTTTTCGGATAATATGGACTGCCAGGAAAAGGTTGCGGAAGAACTCGCGCTTCACTTTCACAAGGGAGGAGATCAGTTAAAGACTATTCATCACAGCATGATTGCCGGGAACAGCGCCAGAGACTCATATGCCAATCAGGATGCTATCAGGTTCTATACATGGGCTGTTGAAATGCTTGAGAAAAACTCTGAAAACATGACCGAAACGCTTGTGGAGTGCCTGAAGGATAGAGCCGGTGTATATAATCTCGTAGGAGACAACGAGAAGGCAATTGAGGATCTTTCCAGGGCAATAGACCGTGCTGGAGAGACAGGGAACAGTGAGAAGGAAGCTGATTGCCTGGTAGCCGCCGGTGCTGTTTTTCAGGATACAGCGCAGTATATGAAGGCGAAAGAATTATCCAACAGAGCACTCGAAATTTACCGGGACAAGAAAAACAGACCGGGTGAAGCGCTGTGTCTTATGAACATAGGAACAGTAAACCGTTTTCTTGGCAAGTATCATGAGTCGCTGGAATATTTCAGGCAATCACTGGATGTGTACTGTGATTCTTCCGATCATACGATTGAGATAAAAATACTTACCGGGATTGGAACCACCTATGCCATGCTGGGAGAGTATGATAATGCCCTTGAAAACTACCATGCGTCCAGGGAACTCAGCGATACTACGAGCAGTCGGAAATCACATGCCGCCACACTCAATAATATAGGGAACATACACTACTTCAAGGGGGACTACTCGAAGGCTCTTGAGTGCTACAATCAATCAATGGAAACCAACAGGGAGATAGGAAACCGGAGAGCCCAGGCGTCGATACTCAATAATATGGCAGGTTTGAATTACAAGATTGGAAATTACGCTAAAGCTTTAATCAGTTTCCAGGAAGCCCGGCGTATTTCCTCTGATATCGGCGACAGAAAGGCCGAAGCGGCGACTCTGAACAATATAGGAACTGTTCAGATGCATCTTGGTAACAACAAAGACGCGATTCCAAATTTCATAAATTCACTTGACATAAGAAAAGAGATAGGTGACCGGAGCGGTGAAGCGGAAGGTTATGCAAATATTGGGGCTGTCCGGCAAAGGCTCGGGGAATACGCTGAAGCACACGAGTTTTTTGAGCACTCACTTCGAATAAGGGAAGAGATTTCAGACCGTGAGGGGCACACAAAGATATTGTGCAACATAGGATGCGTATTTCTGGAAGAGAATGAGAAAGAAAGGGCTGACGCGTATTTCAGGATGGCTGAAACATTCGCGAGGGAAATTGGTTCAAAACCTCTGCTTGCCTGGGTTCTTGTCTGTCGTGCTCAGTTAAGCCTTGAAGAGAACGATCTCGCCGGTGTGAAGCGGTATCTCGATGAACTTGAAACTCAGTCAGCTGAGCTTGAATTAAAAGAGATAAGTGCGGAAATGCTTCTCATTTCCAGCAGAATGTTTACTTTCGAGGATATGACAGAGGACGCGGAATCCTGCATGAAACAGTCGATTGAGAGTTTCGAGGGGCTGGGGGACGATTATCTGATTGCCAGGGCTCTCTACTATCAGGGTCTGATGCAGACAGAATCAGGAAGAAAATCCGATGCCGGAGCAAGCTTTGACAGAGCCAGGGTAATATTCACAAGAATTGAGGCAAAAGGCTGGCTAATCCGCATGAACCGCGCAGGGTCAAACCTTGTATCTTGA